CCAGGGCAATATCTGTATCGCTGCACAGAATTGATTGGGCTGCACAGACGAACGCCTGGAGTCCGCTGCCACAAAGACGGTTTAGAGTGTAGGCAGGAGTTTCGATCAGAATACCTCCTTTTACAGCTGCATAGCGGGAAAGGTACATGTCCCATGGATCGGTATGAATCACATTGCCCATTACTACTTGTCCAATTTTGACGCGTCCAAATCAGCTCGTTTGATTGCCTCTGCTACAACAGACGCCGCAGGATCTACCAAAGGAAAATCCTTGAGACTGCCTCCGTAATCACCGATTGCAGTTGGAACTCCACTAACAACAACGACTTCTCTTGAAGCACCCATGAATTTCTCCTGATTTAAATGTCTTTTTTAGGAAAGATTTTCTTGAAAAATGGTGATTTTGACTTGAATCAAAAAGTCAAATATCTAGCAAATTTTGGTAAGCCACAATTTGCTTCACTATAAGAAACTATTTTTCGAACAAGAGCAGCTAAATGGTCTGGGATTCAATTTTAGTCGATTGGGAACATTGGGGTTTATTTCTGAGCGCGTTTCTTTCAGCTACCCTCTTGCCAGGAAGCTCTGAGGTCTTGCTAGCTGGGTTACTGCTTTCTGGAACTCATTCCGAATTGAAACTCTTGTTTTGGGCAACACTTGGAAATGTGCTTGGTGCTCTTTTAAACAGGGAGTTTGGGGCAGGAATTCTTCGAGGGTGGGGGGCCAAGTGGTTGGGGATCACTCACCAAAGATGGTCACAAGCTGAATGCTGGTTTCAAAAATATGGGCAGTGGAGCTTGTTACTGGCCTGGCTGCCTGTAATCGGAGATCCATTGACCATTGTCGCTGGGACTTTGGGCATTTCAAGAGCTCGCTTTCTTATTTTAGTGACTCTTGGAAAGGCTACACGCTATTGGATCCTCATCTATATGATGGAACTAGGTTCAACCTCGTAATTACTTCAAAAATCAACTTCAGATCCTGGACCAGATCGGTAGCTAACATGAACTAAACAATAGACCTGTAATTTCGATCGCAGAGCAAACTCTTCAGTGAACGAAAAATTGGGATTTGCCATCAGGCAGTCTGAATTCGAAACCCTCGACAAGAGATTCATATGTCCTTTAAATGGTTCGTGGCAACCCTCACCTTGACTCTCGGAACTTCCAGTGCTGTTCAAGCAGCTAAAAATTTCAACAGAATTTCTTCCTTCCCGACTTACCTCAACATAGCAACTGGTGAGGACACCCAATCAAGAAAGTTCTGCAGAGATCATTTCGGCTACAGCTGATGGAAATATTCTTGTCTACACAGATAGCCCACTTGGGGGGGGTGACTGGAATGATTGATATCAATGATCAGCGGAACCCAAAGGCTTTGGGCAATATCAAAATGCAGGGAGAACCTATTGCCGTCTTAGTGATTGGAAACACTGCTTTCGTGGGGGTCAATACTTCCGAAGCTACAAGAATCCCTCTGGTAAAGTTCATGCGGTTAACCTGAAATTACAAAAAGAGATCAATGGATGTGAATTGGGGGTCAACCAGACAGCACTGCTTCCTCTCCTGACGGATCATTCATCTCAATCACCATCGAAAATGAAAGAGATGAGGACCTTCGGGATGTAAGAATTCCTCAGCTGCCGGCTAGAAATCTAGTAATGATCTCGGTTGGTGACGGTAGTCTCATTTGTAGTTCCATGAACCTGGTTGACATGACAGGCTTGGCAAGTATTGGTGCGGAAGATCCTGAACCGAAATTTGTAGATATCAATGATATCGGTGAAACCGTGTTGACCCTTCAAGAAAACAATCATATTTCCGTGGTGGATCAAGATGGAAAAATTATCTCTCATTTCAGTGCGGGAGCCACAGACCTAGAAAAGATTGATGCTCTTGATGAACGGGGTGCACTTATTTTTAATGGCTCACAAAAAAACAGACTTCAAGAGCCTGATGGTATTCAATGGCTAAACAATGACTTGTTCACGATCGCCAACGAAGGTGTTCTGGATGGGGGTAGCCGAGGATTCAAATTGTTCAAGAAGGATGGGATCCTCGTTTATGAAAGTGGAGCTAATTTTGAGCACGCTTTGATTGAAATTGGGCACTATCCAGAAAAACGTTCAGATGCTAAGGGATTAGAGCCAGAAGGAATGGAATTCACCTTGTTTGATGGTAGGCCTTTCATGTTTCTGCTTTCTGAAAGGGGTTCTGTCGTCGGTGTTTACGACATGAGTGTACCGAGCAATCCGGTTCTTGAACAACTGCTCCCCTCAGGACTTTCTCCTGAAGGAGCGATCGCCCTTCCAAAGAGAAATATTATTGCAACTGCAAACGAAGCTGATTTAGTTGAAGATGCCGGGGTGAGTGCCCATGTGATGATCTATGAGTATCAGGATGCTCCAGCTAGCTACCCTGCCTTGACATCTGGTGGTGCTTCAGAGTTGATCGGTTGGGGTGCCATTTCTGGAATGGTTGCTAAATCTGACGTGATGATCTACGTGGTAAACAGCAGCTTTTATGGCTATCAACCCACCATATTAGTGATTGATCCAAGCTCAAAGCCAGTTCGGATGTTTAGCGAATTCCTATCACTCGTGCTGGGTATCCTGCCCAGAAACTAGATCTCGAGGGTATAACAACCGATGGCAAAGATGGGTTTTGGGTAGCATCGGAAGGAAGAACAGATCGTATGATTCCGCATAGCCTTTACCTTGTGAATGCGAAAGGTGAGATCAAAAAGGAAGTCTCTCTGCCTCCTCAATTGCTGAACGCAGAAAAACGCTTTGGATTTGAAGGAATTCCCCGTGTTGATAACACACTGTGGATGGTCATTCAGCACGAATGGCAAGATGATCCAAAAGATCACGTGAAGTTGGTGTCTTACAACACAGATTTTGGGGAATGGGGAGCTGTTTACTACAAAAAGGCCAAACCAACCAAAGGCTGGGTGGGTATGTCTGAGATTAATGCCCATGGAGATTTTTTCTACGTGATCGAACGTGATAACCAAATTGAGGATGCCGCAATCACGAAAAAAATCTATCGGATTCCTACCAGCGAGATGTTCGCAGAACCATTAAACAGCCCAAAGTTACCAGTCGTCTCCAAAGAGTTAGTGAGAGACCTTATCCCTGATTTACAGCAGTTTGAGGGCTTAGTAGATAAGATTGAAGGACTTGCCATCACTGCGGATGGAGAGATATTTGTTTCTACTGATAATGACGGGGTAGACGATAGTTCAGGAGAAACGTTCTTCTGGTCAATCGGCAAGATCCATTAAGCAGGCAATTCAAACTTGGAGAGGACCCAAAATGAGAACTTTTTGGTGTTCCTCCCCAATTAAAGTCATCAGAAATCGCTGTCAGGAGGGCTGTCAGGATCGAATCCTTCGATCTCCATTCCCAAAGAAAGATTCATCTGACTTAGGATCGCTTTGATTTCATTCAAGGATTTTCTACCAAAATTTTTCATATGAAGCAGCTCATTTTCGCTTCGTTGAACCAATTCTCCGATGAAGTCAATCTTGGCATTTTGAAGACAATTGATCGAGCGCACCGAAAGTTCCAACTCGCTGACAGGACGATACAAGTCTGGAGACAACGGCACGTGTTCTTCTGTGACCTGGCGATGCGAGGGAATTGCTGAAATGTTTTCATCAAAATGGATGAACAGTCCCAACTGCTTTCTTAATACCCATGCCGCCCGAGCCAGACTATCCTGCGGGCTGATTGTTCCAGAAGTCCATATTTCAAAGATTAGGCGATCATAATCGGTCCTTTGATCCACGCGGGCGTTTTCCACCTCGTATCGAATTTCTCGAATCGGAGAATGGTAAGAATCCAGATAGAGCGTTCCTTTGGGCAATTTCAGCTTCTCATTTTCTTCTGCGGTGACATACCCTCGAGCTTTGTTGACATACAATTTCAATTGTAAGCCAACGCCTTTTTCCAGTTGAAAAATTTCTTTATTTGGATTGCGGACTTTGATTTCACCATTTGCAGCGAGGTCACTCCCAAGCAATTTCCCACCTGAGGCAATTGTTAGATCCAGTTCAACCAGCCCTTCTTCCTGGTTGTTGACCTCAACTTCCTTCAAATTCAATAGTAAATTCATTAATCCACCTTGAACTCCCTTCAGTTCATCTGTGGACTTTTTCACTCCATCAATCTTCACAGCCACAATCGCACTCCCATTCATGGAAGCGAGCAAAGTTTTGCGCAGTGAATGGCCAAGAGTGACAGCGTACCCTTGCTCCAGTGGTTCAATCGTGAATCTTCCATAGGAAGAGGTGAGAGTTCGGTGATCAACCCGCATTCTGCTGGGCATCGCAAGGTTGGTCCAATTCTGAACATAGATTTCAGGTGCTTGGAAGCTCTGGGGCAGGCTGACCTCAGACAAAAGCTTGAGGTTGCTCATATTTCTCCGTATTGCAAGGGCGGAAAGAAGATAAAGCCGATTCATTGAAAAACTTGTTTGGGGCGCTACTTCGGTTTAGAAAAGCTTTGCAATGAGTTCAGCTTACGTGATGAAAGCGAGTTTGTCTCCAAAGGGAATTTAATTAATGTGTAAGAAAATAAACATTTTAATATAAATTCATTTATTTAGTCTGTCAAGAAGTTGAAAAACTGACAGAAAGTCTATCCAATCTTAAAACTCACTTGAATGAGGAAATCCATGCCAATTGAATCAGCAAGGGTAGAATACAGTGCTGGCTCAACAGGAATGAAGAGCTTTATTTCAAAACCAGAAAAGGCAGAATTTGCTTTTCCAGGGGTACTCGTTTTCCCTGAATGGTGGGGTCTCACAGAATATCTTGAGATCAGAACCCAACAATTGGCTGAGCTTGGTTATGTGGCAATGGCAGTTGATATGTATGGGGAAGGTAAAATCGCATCCGATCCAGCAGAGGCCAGTTCATTGATGAATGGAGTCCTCAGCAAAATGGAGGATGGTGAAGCAAGAGTACTTGCTGCAATGGACTTTCTGAAAAGTCAGTCTGAAGTAGATGCTAACCGATTAGGGGCGATTGGATATTGTTTTGGAGGAGCAATAGTCTTACATGCAGCCAGAAAAGGTTGGCCACTTCGTGCAGTCGCTAGCTTCCATGGTGCTTTGGATGCCAATCATCAGGCAGAATCAGGAGATGTTCATACAAAAATTCTGGTTTGTCACGGGGAAGCGGATGCAATGGTAACTTCTGAAAATGTGCAGGAATTTAGCAGAGAAATGGATCGTCTTGGTGCTGATTACGTAATCAAAACCTACCCTGATGCACTTCATGGTTTCACAAATCCAGCAACTACAGCGTTAGGCCAAAAATATGGGATCCCCGTTGGTTACAATGAGTCAGCTGACCGTCAATCTTGGGAGGAACTCAAAAATTTTCTGAGCGAGCACTTATAAACTTTTGTTATGAAAGGGCCACTAAAGGTTTTACTTGCATGGTGGTCCGATGGTTTCTCTTTCAATTAGAATGGTTTCTAAGACTTTGATTTGATCATTCCTTGAGTTCATTTCACCAAGAACCCCCATAATCATCTCACAGGCGATTTTTCCTGCCTCAGTAGTTTCATTCGAAACACTGGTTAACGGAGGATTTGTGAAAGGGGAAATTGAATTGTCGCATCCAACAATGCTGAAAGAGCTTGGTACCGTCAAGGCCCGCGAACTGAGTTCGGTCATAATTCCGTGAGCAATCAGGTCATTGAATGCAATTGCTCCTGTTACTCTACTGCTTATCATCTGATCCACTACGGCTTGACCTGATTCCAATGAGGGTTTCTCAGTAGGAATGACGACGAGCTGTAACCCCAGTTCATTTGTTACCATAGAAATTGCTGCCTGTCTCTGCTTGTTGGTCCA
The sequence above is a segment of the SAR324 cluster bacterium genome. Coding sequences within it:
- a CDS encoding acetyl-CoA C-acyltransferase — protein: MGNVIHTDPWDMYLSRYAAVKGGILIETPAYTLNRLCGSGLQAFVCAAQSILCSDTDIALGEGAESLSRSQYWLPNMRCGQRMNDGQVIDAMVGALSDPFDSC
- a CDS encoding dienelactone hydrolase family protein — protein: MPIESARVEYSAGSTGMKSFISKPEKAEFAFPGVLVFPEWWGLTEYLEIRTQQLAELGYVAMAVDMYGEGKIASDPAEASSLMNGVLSKMEDGEARVLAAMDFLKSQSEVDANRLGAIGYCFGGAIVLHAARKGWPLRAVASFHGALDANHQAESGDVHTKILVCHGEADAMVTSENVQEFSREMDRLGADYVIKTYPDALHGFTNPATTALGQKYGIPVGYNESADRQSWEELKNFLSEHL
- a CDS encoding DedA family protein — its product is MVWDSILVDWEHWGLFLSAFLSATLLPGSSEVLLAGLLLSGTHSELKLLFWATLGNVLGALLNREFGAGILRGWGAKWLGITHQRWSQAECWFQKYGQWSLLLAWLPVIGDPLTIVAGTLGISRARFLILVTLGKATRYWILIYMMELGSTS
- a CDS encoding DNA-directed RNA polymerase subunit alpha, yielding MSNLKLLSEVSLPQSFQAPEIYVQNWTNLAMPSRMRVDHRTLTSSYGRFTIEPLEQGYAVTLGHSLRKTLLASMNGSAIVAVKIDGVKKSTDELKGVQGGLMNLLLNLKEVEVNNQEEGLVELDLTIASGGKLLGSDLAANGEIKVRNPNKEIFQLEKGVGLQLKLYVNKARGYVTAEENEKLKLPKGTLYLDSYHSPIREIRYEVENARVDQRTDYDRLIFEIWTSGTISPQDSLARAAWVLRKQLGLFIHFDENISAIPSHRQVTEEHVPLSPDLYRPVSELELSVRSINCLQNAKIDFIGELVQRSENELLHMKNFGRKSLNEIKAILSQMNLSLGMEIEGFDPDSPPDSDF